AAAGTAGGGCCGCCCAAGTGGACAAGTCCGGCCCGCCGTATCGAGCCCGCCTTGCGGGTTAACTCCCTCACTCACCGTCTGTCCATCTGTCTGAACGTGTGTGTCCGTAAATGTATGTACAATCACAATTGGTACACTTTACGTGTGTATGCGTGCTTTAGCTTGCTTGTATAGTGTCAAAGTGCATCTGACCCCGCGCATGGATCTGCTTGTGGTGGTTCGGTTTGTGTCATCAGACCTCAAATCCCGGACAGGATTTTAATTCGCGAGGATCTGGACTAAACACACGAGGATCCACAAGGATCCAGACTGGATATCCAAATGTCCGGACTGGATCTAAAAATTTTACAGTTTGCTTGCTGACAAAGTAAGCTAATAACACCTAAGCTGTCTTGAAATGAAGCGAATGTCCTCAATATCAGGGGCGTCCAACTCATTCACGTTTCTGGAAGTTTCTGGAAAACTCCTCACCCGGTCCTGTTCGTCGATCATACGAGCAGTCTTAAAATACCATCAAATGCAAAATGTGTGCAGTTTGAACCATACAAATCGGTTTCACTGTACTATTATATCTCTGTATCTTTCGTAAAACAACTTCAAATCTAAAATCATTTCATATTGACTGACTTAAAATCTGGAAATCCTGACCTGAAGTGACTTATCGCGAGTGGGCACTTTTCAGAAAGTTTATGCAGTAGTCCTCGATCCTGCCTTGTAAACGAATCTAATGAAATCAATTAAAAGGCCTTAAACTCTTCTTCCATCAAACGTAATCTCTTTCGAACTCAAGCTAATTGTTGGTCTACATTACAAATCTCTCTACACTACAGGATTCATTTTCTCGGTAGTTACAGCGACCTCAAGTGGACACAATTAGCAACAACAGCTACTTTTATCCAAATTTTGCAGTTCTGACGCCCCCTTCCGTCATCGTCAGGCCGccatgtgtttttttccccccaagcgAAGCAACCTGTAATCGTTTGTCcgtcgttttattttacccaCGCTTATAGGCATTCCGTCTGTATTGACAGACTGTCCGTGAGTTAATCACTGGCGTCAGTAGTTAAAATAACGAAATAAAGCACGACTACTCCCCTCAGTCGACTTCACATTCACATGAAACACAGTTAAACTAGTTAGCATACTAGTCGTAGCCAAAATAGCATAAACTGGCTTGACATCACACATGAGTAAACATAGCCGTTTGTGCTTCCTTCAGTCGTCAGCAAAATAACATGTTGAAGTTCCACAGTTTACACGTTGCAAAAATCCTCCCTCGAGGAGTTGATCAAATGAGACACGTTAAGGTGAACATCAATGCTTTAAtagtgaaaaatacattttaatctgTACAGTAAGCCAAGTTTGACGCAGAAGTCGGCGAGGAGCAGCATCAAACAAATTCCAGGCCGCCGTCCCCGACGTGGAACGAGCAGTTTGTGTACGCTTTGCTCCCGGACGACGTATACGTGCAGTGCACGCTGAACATGTGACCTTTGGGGCGCTCCTCGCCGCCTTCTGTCAAAGCAACTTCCTGTCTGGAGCAGAACAAGCGGTGAGTGATCAGCTGTTGCCAGGGGCGACACAGGTGAGAGAGCggagatgaggaggaggaggagttgtGGCTGAAGCGACTCCTGTTGGCGTGGCAGGAAGCAAAGATGCTAATCCGGTAATCCCTGACGGATGAATGGAATATTTTCATATTATAACATTTGATTTCATGTGAACAAAACACTTTGACAGAATAAACAAAACAGCAGCCAATCGCAAGCACGGAAAGCCCACGAAAGGCCCGCCCACCTGAGCAGACCGCCCAACAGCTGCGAACATTTGCTCAGATTCTCTCCCCGCTTGGCCACGCTGGCCCCGGCAGTGCCGCGGTCCGACCAATAGAAGGCTGACGCGCTGTCGAGGAGGATGAGCGCCAGGCTGGGCTGAGATGCCAAGCGATCCTCCAGCGTGTGCAGGGTGACCAGCAGCTGCTGCGAAGCGCTGCAGTGCGCCACCAGCAGGCGGGACaggcacgcgcgcacacgcgccTCCTGCTGCCGTGGCGAGCTGGACGATCCAGCTGAGATGGAGCGAGGGAGAAAGAGttaggggggagagagagagttgGGGGCGATAGACCgacagagagagggggggggtgaGACACAAACATACTCGCATGCCGCCCAACATCGTCCATGTCACGTACCGGCGCCGGCAAGCTTGGCATCCAGGATGCTGACGAGCCTCAACATGTCCAGAGTGCGGTCGGTGTCGATGAAGAGCACGTCGAGCTGCAGTCCGCCGGCGTCGTTGGGGAGGACGGCGCGGCACAGGAAGTGGTAGAGCAGCTCCGTCTTACCTGCGATGCGCACGCCACCGTTACGAGAGCGCCACGGCGACGGGCCGCTTCCCGTGGCCTCAACTCACCCGTCCCTTCCAACCCGAACAGCTCCACCACCGCACCTGACACAAACACTCCGTTGTCATCACTTCGCCAATCATATGTCTCATTGAGTGTTGAATGGTATGCTGATATttccgccatattggatgtgtcaGCGTAGTGAATGAGGTACAAATGAGAAAATGATGGGTGGTTTGTCCTCAAAGTTTTGATTGTATCATGGTCAAGGTTGCTGTTTTATTTGTTAGTTATGCTATTGTTATACATAgattttgacaacaaaaaaggCCACAATCTAAAAATCCCCCGTAGTGATCAATGTCTGCTCGTGTTTGTTTTGGTGACAGTAGGCTTATGCGTGTTATTGTTGACTGACCGGGTCCGGATTGGGCGTCCTGTGGAAAGATGCGAGGTTCGATGTCATGAAGACTTTTGCGGTCATCAAGACGAGCGAACAGCTGGACACACAGAAGGTGGCACACGTTAAGGGCAGCACTTCGCAGAAGTATAACGAGGCCTTTAGGCGGCACCCGCTACGCTAGTAGCGTTATTCGACAAGCTTACGCTGACGGCGGGCGTCATGAATGCATTGTAAACATTACAAACACTGCCAAGTAgggaaaagaagaaagaaaaagtaacGTTTTCAAGTAGAATCGTTAACTTTTCGGCGTCTCACCTTCGCGCCACTCTCAGTCATAATATCGCCActtcctgtattttttttcttcttcggtGGTGTTTATTGGCGGTTAGCAAAGCAGCTACCGCCACCAACTGGACACGAAAAAAAACCCGCAAAAAATACGAAACAAATCACACATGGCAAGGACACTTTGCACTGAATTATAATTACAGACTTACATATACAAACTCCTAATGAGGAAGCATTTCAACATATTGACCTCTTTATTTGTGGTAGCTATGGaccaaacaacacaaaatacaacttttcaataaatacatttaacatCAGCACCAGACGTGTCTGCATGCTTCATAAGGACAACAAGGAAGAATAAATAGTGGGTTTGCCGCACTTCTATGTACAAAATATCAAACATAACAATACGCAGTCTCTGGCAACGCCCACCCGGCCGCCTCGTATCCAAACGGTCTTAGTTCGCAAGTGGACCACTTTTGGCATTTTTAATACAACTTACAATGCACCACTGTGCTCTCGTCATGCACGCACGCAAATGCTCACATGTACACGCGTGTGCGCACACAGTCACGCACACAATGTTCAAGTTCTTTCTTGTAAGGAAGAAAATACAATAGGAGAAACAataaaagtgtgtgcgtgtgcgtgagtgaTGCGGTTAAAGCACATGAAGACGACGGTGACATTTTTCTGCCATCATCGTCGTGACATGTGACAAACAGGAAGCAGCGCACATCGACTTTGGGAGAGTCTTTGAGTGGATGCTCCACGAAAGATGCAAACCACGGGGGCGtggctacaaaaaaaacacacgcacacacatgtgcGCGTGTGCGACGTAGTTCAAGCAAGACAGTGCAAAAAACATGtcctccacttcatccattGTCAGTAGTCGTGCTCATCGGTTTGGGCTTCCTGGTTGTGTCCAGCAGCACTGTCGCCATTGGGGATGAGGATGATGAAAAGAAGGAGGAAGGCCTCTCTCTATGCGGAGGACAAATACTCCAGTGCCACTTCATAACAAAACTTGTATTGTTCCTGTGGACAAAACAAGAAACAGTGGAAAATGACTTCAGAGTCGACCACGCaaccgtgtgtgtgcgtgaatgcgtgCATGCGCTACCAGAAGGTCcaccatgttgggtttgttgttTCTCAGCGTTTTGACGGCGTGAAAAACGTCAAGAGACCGCTGCTGCCGTAACATGTCACACACGATGTTGACGCTGCAGAACACACCACTTCGGCCCCCGCCATTCCTAAGGGAGGAGGCAAAAGTAATGAGGGatggcaaggaaaaaaaaaagtcaagttccAACTTTCACCAAGAAAGGGAGCCAAATTCGCAGCTCTATTTAAACAGCCACAGTATCATGTTACAGTAGTGGCATCTTGAAATATGGTGAAAAAAAGATGAGGAAAATAGCACCTCATAATACTTGTATTTGTATAAAAGCAAACAGAATTGACACCATTCAATGGTATGAAATAGAAGTAAATAAGACCTGATGCAGCTActttggccacttgggggcagtataagacagATAAACtgatttaaatacagtacagtgttcTCTCGTTTTCCACTGGGGTTAGGTATCAAAAAATACCCGCATTAAATGAAATCTGCAAAGAGGTTAGCTTTATActtcacatttattataaatgtttatgactctaaaacccctcaccactcagtttatacacttttctcatcgaggaatttacattttctcacatttctctcgtttaaacattcGCAATGTTCAAAGCttgataaattttataaaataggtgcattaatagtaaaaaacaaaaaaaacaaaacaaaatgcaagcaAAATTGCACCCCAAAAAATCAGTGAAACAGCGAGGCCATgaaaagtgaaccacgttatagcgagggaacactgtacagcaCTAACAATTGTCGTTCTTTGCTGAGGAACAAGAATACATGACAGGACTGAGTGCTGTTGTCTACAAATTTACATGTGTTGCTACACTGTGTTCAAAAATCTAATGTTCGAGTGTCGTAAAAATGCACACATGTTCATATCCCGAGTCTGTGCTTGCAAATTGACCGAAAGATGGCCCTTATCTTGAAAAACTCCTACGTTAGGTCGCTCTTATCTGAAGGCACCATTGTACTCAAATGTCGCAATCAGTCAATGCAGTAGCATAACTTGCTAGTTGTCGATGCAGTTTGTGTCACGAAACAATGTAGTGCGTGCGTACAGGCAGTGCACCAGCGTGCGTCCGTCTCCGCCGTCGTAGTCGTCCTGCCATTTGTCCACCAGGTGGAGCAGCTTGAGGAAGGAGCGCTTGTTGACCGGCGTGTCCCGGTATCGTGGCCAGCCTAAGAACTGGAACTGCTGCACCATGCGGTAGCCATCCTGGGGCTGGGGAGGTGCAAAATGGGCGAGGGCAAGGTGAGCAAATGAAACACTGTTACAAGATGAATGTGtgaaagaagaagtagaagaagaagtaaaagaagaagaaggaggtagaagaagaagaggaggaggaggtagaagaagaagaagaagaggaggtagaagaagaagaagaggaggtagaagaagaagaagaagaggatgtagaagaagaagaagaagaagaagaggatgtagaagaagaagaagaagaagaagaagaggatgtagaagaagaagaagagggggtagaagaagaagaagaggaggtagaagaagaagaagaagaaaaagaagaagaagaagaggaggtagaagaagaagaagaagaagaagaagaagaggaggtagaagaagaagaagaagaggaggtagaagaagaagaagaagaagaagaagaagaagagcgaaGCACGCACCCTGGCGTTGTTGTAGATTCGGAAGATGCGGCTGATGACGTCTTCTTCTAGGTCGGCCGACACGAACTCCACCTGCAGCAAGCCTAAACGATGGACGCCGTTCTCGGGccagtactgaggacacaaCTGGAGGACAAGCACAGAACAAACTGTTAGCATATATGCTAAATATATCAATCCTGCGGGTGATGCATAATCCCGCCTCAGTGATGATGTCGTCATTTGCATGCTCTGACCTGCGCGGGGTCCACGTCGTTGAGCATGACGATGGCGGTGCAGTGGTAGTCCAAGACCAGGCGCCAGAAATCCTTGACGGTGTTGGGGAGCGGATGCTGCGTTACGATGAATGCCGACGGCTGCTTGTAGCTCTGCGAGGCACAAAAACGTTTGCCGAACATCCCCGGCAACTCGCAAGACTTTGGCCCAAAAGCCTGCTCCAAATTCTCATGCCGGAGTGCGTGCGTACGTACGTCCATGAGCGCGGCATTGATGTAGTTGGAGCTCTCGCCGTCCATGGTGATGAGGAAAGGCAGGCAGCGGTCAGGAGGAAGCACGTCCATGCAGCGGTTCTTGTCATGGTTGCGCGGGAGCAGCGCGATGCTGCAGTCCTCCACGCGCAACGTCGGCGTCACCATGTTCAGCGTCTGACGCGCACGAAAAACCATGCAACATTTTGGGGGAAATATGCAGggtttttattttcagattttttttctggaaaaatgcaacttatatttcttgaaattattattattttgttttagttcttaaaaaatcaaactttttgAAGAAAACTTTTGTTGGACAAatgtttagcttttttttctggaattCTGCAACttgtttctcaaaaaaaaaaacacaaatataccacttaattatttttgtggaaatatatgacttctttttttttttttttttttttttttataaaaacattcaactttttaaagattttttttctggaactgcgtaaataatttctaaaaaaaaaaaaaaaaaaaaatctaaaaaaaatatacatacatacatacatatgcatatatatatatatatatatatatatatatatatatatatatatatatatatatatatatatatatttatttaattttttatttattttttattacacaaCCTTTTGGGGTCAGAATAtgcaccccccccccgaaataTACAACATACTTCttgtaaatatatattgaaaataTGTAACAACATATAACTTTGTTAGGCAAatctttagcttttttttccttaaaaaaaaaaaaagaaacccaaaacaaaacactttttaaatacattatttttttgtcgcaaaatattaaaatttaaatagtattttttttttttaatctgaatttTTGATGAACGTGCAcaacttagatttttttttctggaaatatAACATTTCTCTAAAATAGGGCCTTTTTTGAAAGGTGCTTTTGTTTTggataaaaatatacagtacaacatTTTggggtaatattttttttccagacttttttttctgacttctgAAGAGATTTTAGAAATGAGAAAATATGCAAttcttctgaatttttttttttctagaatcaACCATTAAAATATGTTGACTGGCCATCAGTTTTGTGTGCAACACAAGTCAAAGTTTCGAGTGAAAGGAGCCATGCGCATCTTTTACAATTTGCTGAGGTGCCCCTCACAAGGCTCGAAAGTGCCCGGAGAATATCGATAAAAAAAACCTCCTGGAAATGTTCACGGGAGGAAAAAGTTATGATgcagtaaagtgagaagaatgaTGAAGCCAATGCCTATAAGGAAGATTATTCACTTCCCTAACCCTTTTCAACTTCTCGCCATATCCAGTCGATGTACAGGTACGTACAGCGCAAAATTTATTTTTGGCCTTCGTAATAATGAGTTTTAAAATGATATTCAAGTGTTTTGGGATCATattttttatcacattttgGTTTTTGGTTCCATTCTTGCGTGTTTACCCGGAATTCCTCCTTAATGGGACTGGAGTTGGTCTGCGGGTCCTGCCGGTTCATGTCGTAGTAGACGGAACGAAGCTGATTGGCCGGGACGGACGTGTCGCCGCACAGGCACGCCTCCAGGATGGCGTCGTGGATGAAGACGTACTGCTCCTGAGGGTGCACGGCGCCGTGTCACCTGACGACGTTGCAATCGCCCGCGTGTGAGTGCGTGCGCGTACCTCGGTCTGCACCATGTTGACGCGTCGCGCTCGCAGCTCTCGTACGCAGTTGTAGATGTCGACCACGCCCTCGCGCTCCGCCATGTCCAGCATGATGTCGATCACCATGAAGCAGCCCGTGCGGCCAGCGCCGGCGCTGTCACAAACGCGCGTCGTTCAGCTTGTGTGCCGCTCACGTGACACAACAAAAAACTCGTCAGACCTGCAGTGGACGACGGTGGGCCCGGCGGTGGGCGGTGTCTTGGCCTTCACGCGGCGTATGAAGCCGAGCAGTCCGGTGGCGTGCAGTGGGACGCCGTGGTCGGGCCAGCCGGTGAAATGGAACTGACGGATCTCCCGGATCTCGGCCACGCCCCTCTGGAACACGAGCGATCCGTTAGCCGTCGGGGTCGCGGCACACGACGGACAGGCGGAGGCTTCGGCGACGTCACCGACCTTTTCCACGGCGAAGGTTCGGATGACGTACTCGGACAGCAGCTGCGTCTCCATCAGGGTGACGGAAACGTCGCCAAAGATGTCACTGTCGTCGGGCCAGTATTTGCAGCACTTCACCTGAATATGGTgcacaatattcacattcctggtgaaaacattgtcaaaaagagcttgttgcaacatggccctggctgatctcttacacTCTTCTGCCACCagttggtcgtttttttttgttttttttgtaataactaccattgctttaagccacctcttcacgtcagaagctgcatcaaatgcaaaaaaaaccccagaaaaaacgtttttgggagtgaaataaaaggtattaaaaaatgtatttatacgtttttgggtttgaatgagtttcaATAATGAACGACTGTTGACTTTCATTTCTAGATAATGAAGTTTTCTATTTAAACTGTCCATAgcagcaaaatattttgttcttGAGAAATATTAGTATTATATGGGCTATGAAACAAAGTGACGTCAGAACAACTGAGGAGATTTTGACAGTTAAAACTGCTACGAAATTTGACAATTCCTGCTGGCCTATATGGGGCTCTCGCTTAGTAGCTAGCGACGAGCTACTAGCTGCTAACGCTTGGAACAGGCGCCACATTTTACAATATCAGCAtcatcatatatttatttttagaaactaCTGAACTATCCATTTCTAGCCCGGAAGACGATTCAAGTCTGCCACAAACAACTTTGAAATGATTGATTGTGTTTTACTATATTTGCTAAGATTTTATTTGGAAGGTGGCCTTCTCACCACTTTGGCAACGGGTTAATGTCCTGCATAGCATTGCTATGGCTAGCTTGACCGCCTTCCCACCCTgaggctgaaaaaaaatcctcaaccaTTGTTTTGGACTCGTTTAATCTCCCTAAAATACTTGAATGTTTACACTGTGCAATATCTTGCAACTTGCAATACTTGAATAGGTGAAGATCGGCACCTCACCATAAGGCTAATACTATTACTAATGCCAAACTCAAATCTACTGTTCttaaaattgggggaaaaaaatgtgtgcatgcGAGAGAAAATCACTTTGAGTCACTATGAGGAGGCAAAGTTGTCACTTGAAGTTGCCGTCAGGACATTTAACTTTGAGCTCCTTTAACAACAGGGGgcactgttaaaaaagtcatgtCCTGACAGATGTAGTCTGGGAAATGGAGTCCCACATACACTGTTGTGAGTGTGTGTATTGCCTACCCGCCCCACCTCCACCAAGTTGGTTACCATGACGATGGCAGCTGTGTTCTCCTGCCATACCATTCGCCAGAAGTCATACATGGTCTCCTGCATGGGACCTGCAACATATGCCGAGACACACGTGTAGACACGCGCACACATGAATGTACGGCAACAGGTGTGTGGTGGTGTTGTGATGTCACGTGAGAATGCGGCGAGCACAGCTGCGGACCTTGCGTGGCGATGTAGTGGTTGGGCCGGTGGTAACCCTGCAAGCGAGACAAAGGAGACAagcaatcaactttttttttaattcacttgaTTGACAGCTGTCGGGTGTGGGCGGAGTTTCGACTTCTGTTTAGTTAGGGTGTCATTGTGGCAAAACAAACTGGCGCGCGCACTTGTACGCGccgatttttgtgtttgtttactcaGTCAACACCACTTGCATCCAGGATGACcactgttgccatggaaacagagAGGGCCGCCATCTTTTGCTTTGACCTTTAAAGGCAACCAACTATTTAttgagtgcgtgcgtgtgcgtgttcgcTGGCTGCTTTTGCGCCAACGATGAAATACAACCAAGCTAGTCCATGTAGAAAGTTGTcgtcattgtgtgtgtgtgtgtgtgtgtgtgtgtgactcacATCGACATAGTTGGCGTTGATGTAGTCAGACCCCTTCTCTCCATCTTGAGGCTGCAGACGCACACGAGAATGGTCGTCtaacacgcacaagcacacacacgcacacacagcaatAGGTAAGTACATCGGTTTTCGAGATGAGAGGCTTCATTGAGCCGATTTTTTCATCATACAACTTTTGTCATGCgattgtattatactgcccccggtgGCCGAGGTGGGAACACTAGAAGGAGCAGTACAGGGAACTGAATTGAAGCAGGAGATCAAATCATCATTATATTatcaatacatccatccattttcttcagcgcttattcctcactaggtttgtgggggtgctggagcctatcccagccggcttcgggcagtaggcggggtaacaccctgaactggttgccagccaattgcactccacccaggaaggccggagcctggactcgaccttgcgtcctcagtactgcgaggcagacgtgctaaccactcctgcaccgtgccgccctatcattatattattatatcaaTATTATAGTGTTATACAGcgtaccatttaccatttattaaaagtcttttactgccacacgttgtcaaaaaaaaaacataatgccagccgatttcgagtattttaactcatctttcaaggcaaacagaatattgtgtgcttttactacatttaCAATGTGAGTACCAAATGAAatatcacattccattcttacattagaaaaaaaagtgtgtttcgaccttattccgttccttagtaatcaccatttggaaATAGATAATTTTAACAACATTGAGCGAAAACTGAAaacgagaaaacaagctttttgtgaagatacattttctccacaaaagtgactttgacactaatattttttttgtttagtgacgctctgtgaattactTTTAATGGGAGAAAGGctttttgatcattcacgtcatccttgaaaacgttctatcgCATCAAATttcatgtcatgtttcattgtaattccatacaccggcaacccattgaaaatagacacaatgctgccatcggctgggcatagttagtgggtgtttttgattccacaacccattgaccaggcagcgctgcacttagatgttgcactgcccattgataaaaactgatgacgccatttaacatttatggcagcatacatctttGATTTTACTGAACGTTATTAAAGGTTTTTGGCAGTCCAAGAGttaaaaccacttttttttgttttttgtttttgtaagaaaagaTAAACGGGCGGGTGTGTTTGCTTACGTACAGGCAATGATGTTCCCGTAGCGATTTTTCATGCGGTTTTCGTCCTTCTTTGCCGAGTCCCAAGGTGCTGATTGACCCTCCAAGAAACTCTTAAGGACACAAACACAGCAAATTagcaaaaacaatgacaactaactaactaactaagccATCAATCGGCTAAAGACAGTATCTATGTGCGCTCGGTCTGTCTGAAAtcgtaaaaaaatcaaaacaaagcatCTTTTTCCTtcgattcttttctttttcctttctttgttCCTCACTTCCGTTGCTCATTCGCagctgtgtatgtgtatgtgtgcgtaacATGCTAACGTTATCATGCTCTGTGTCCTGTCATCTGTTTATGGGTCAAACTGTGGGAGGCGATGTTTCACTGGCTTGAAGATTTGCTCCCAATATGCTGCCAAGACGGCAGAAGAGATCCGAAAACATTCGGAGCAAACCAGGAGTGACCAAAACCTTCTTAAATGGAGGTTCCatgaaatgaaattgaaaaGCGGAACCTTCtagatcagggatgggcaactccggtcctcgagggccattATTGTGCATGTATtagatgtccccccccccccccctaacacACCTGACTAAAATGATCAGAATAGAATAGAACTTTGTCATTGTGTACACAATGAAACATTGACTGTTATGAGCCACCTGCATAGCTTTCTGATGAACTGATCATTTGAATAAGGCATGTTGGAGGAGGCACACATCTAAAGCAGGGATGGGAAATGCTGGTCCTCAGACGCCAAcccacctgattcaaatgatcaggataatttatcaggcttctacagaGCTTGCTATTGAGCGGATTATTTGAACTGATAACGACCCTGCTCatctgaatcaggtgtgttggaggagggacacATCTAagacagggatgggcaactccGGTTCTCTAAAGGCCACTATACAGCATGTTTTTGATGTTTCCCACGTCCAACTCACCTGATTCAAATTattaggatcgttatcaggctggCACAGAATTGTTTATgaagaaaagggggggggggggggggcaggaaaagagaaaacagaaagaaaaaagtaagaaaaagggcaaaaaagaaaaaggaaaaaaagaggaaaatagaaagaagggaaaaaaaggctcCCGCAGAATTTGCTGatggtgtgttggaggagggaaatatCTAAAACAGGGATGGCAACTCCGGTCCCCGAGGGCCACTATCCTgcgtgttttagatgtttcccatGTTCAACTCACCTGATTTAAATTATTAGGCTCATTATTAGGCTCACGCAGaacttgctttttatttttttctggcagaaaaaaaggggaaaaagaaagagagcgagagagagagaaggctcCCGCAGAACTTGCTAATgagatgatcatttgaatcaagtGTGCCAGAGGAGGGAAACGCCGAAAATATGCAGGACGGGAGTTGCCCTTCCCTGATCTGAAGGTGTCAACAGAAGTTTCATTTAAGGTGATACAAATTAAACAATGCGTGACTATCGGATGATTGtgacaaatgaatgaatgaacaaatgAATACATGAACGACTGTAGGAAAGAATGAACAGACGTTTTAAGTGGACAAGATGTCAAATTTCTTACCTCGTTAAGCTGTCCAATCGGATGAATTAATAAAGAAGAAGCAAGggggttaattattattattattattattattatgattattatcctCACTTCCTTTCCATCAACATTTTGAAATATAAGAAGTTCATAATTACATTGCTTTTACATCATCATTACCGTCATCATGATCATAATAAACACAAGCAC
This genomic window from Festucalex cinctus isolate MCC-2025b chromosome 20, RoL_Fcin_1.0, whole genome shotgun sequence contains:
- the LOC144009085 gene encoding receptor-type tyrosine-protein phosphatase mu-like isoform X9, which gives rise to MHPAIRVADLLQHITQMKCAEGYGFKEEYESFLEGQSAPWDSAKKDENRMKNRYGNIIAYDHSRVRLQPQDGEKGSDYINANYVDGYHRPNHYIATQGPMQETMYDFWRMVWQENTAAIVMVTNLVEVGRVKCCKYWPDDSDIFGDVSVTLMETQLLSEYVIRTFAVEKRGVAEIREIRQFHFTGWPDHGVPLHATGLLGFIRRVKAKTPPTAGPTVVHCSAGAGRTGCFMVIDIMLDMAEREGVVDIYNCVRELRARRVNMVQTEEQYVFIHDAILEACLCGDTSVPANQLRSVYYDMNRQDPQTNSSPIKEEFRTLNMVTPTLRVEDCSIALLPRNHDKNRCMDVLPPDRCLPFLITMDGESSNYINAALMDSYKQPSAFIVTQHPLPNTVKDFWRLVLDYHCTAIVMLNDVDPAQLCPQYWPENGVHRLGLLQVEFVSADLEEDVISRIFRIYNNARPQDGYRMVQQFQFLGWPRYRDTPVNKRSFLKLLHLVDKWQDDYDGGDGRTLVHCLNGGGRSGVFCSVNIVCDMLRQQRSLDVFHAVKTLRNNKPNMVDLLEQYKFCYEVALEYLSSA
- the LOC144009085 gene encoding receptor-type tyrosine-protein phosphatase mu-like isoform X10, whose protein sequence is MKNRYGNIIAYDHSRVRLQPQDGEKGSDYINANYVDGYHRPNHYIATQGPMQETMYDFWRMVWQENTAAIVMVTNLVEVGRVKCCKYWPDDSDIFGDVSVTLMETQLLSEYVIRTFAVEKRGVAEIREIRQFHFTGWPDHGVPLHATGLLGFIRRVKAKTPPTAGPTVVHCSAGAGRTGCFMVIDIMLDMAEREGVVDIYNCVRELRARRVNMVQTEEQYVFIHDAILEACLCGDTSVPANQLRSVYYDMNRQDPQTNSSPIKEEFRTLNMVTPTLRVEDCSIALLPRNHDKNRCMDVLPPDRCLPFLITMDGESSNYINAALMDSYKQPSAFIVTQHPLPNTVKDFWRLVLDYHCTAIVMLNDVDPAQLCPQYWPENGVHRLGLLQVEFVSADLEEDVISRIFRIYNNARPQDGYRMVQQFQFLGWPRYRDTPVNKRSFLKLLHLVDKWQDDYDGGDGRTLVHCLNGGGRSGVFCSVNIVCDMLRQQRSLDVFHAVKTLRNNKPNMVDLLEQYKFCYEVALEYLSSA
- the xrcc2 gene encoding DNA repair protein XRCC2: MTESGAKLFARLDDRKSLHDIEPRIFPQDAQSGPGAVVELFGLEGTGKTELLYHFLCRAVLPNDAGGLQLDVLFIDTDRTLDMLRLVSILDAKLAGAAGSSSSPRQQEARVRACLSRLLVAHCSASQQLLVTLHTLEDRLASQPSLALILLDSASAFYWSDRGTAGASVAKRGENLSKCSQLLGGLLRDYRISIFASCHANRSRFSHNSSSSSSPLSHLCRPWQQLITHRLFCSRQEVALTEGGEERPKGHMFSVHCTYTSSGSKAYTNCSFHVGDGGLEFV